A window from Myxococcus guangdongensis encodes these proteins:
- a CDS encoding lysophospholipid acyltransferase family protein has product MLFLGAVVVWALTTPFDRNGRVLHLYSCFWAQLYFYVNPLWHLKVDGREHLPWKGAAVLVSNHESLGDILVLFGLYRPFKWVSKAANFKLPLIGWNMHLNRYVPLVRGDKASILKMLAQSEAWLARGVPILMFPEGTRSEDGQLKPFKDGAFALALKTQCPIIPIVLTGTARTLPKHGLVLETSAHCHVQVMPPVDPSGFHDVAALREHVRDLIVAEKARLEALPARA; this is encoded by the coding sequence TTGCTCTTCCTCGGGGCCGTCGTGGTGTGGGCGCTCACCACGCCCTTCGACCGGAACGGGCGCGTGCTGCACCTGTATTCGTGCTTCTGGGCGCAGCTCTACTTCTACGTCAATCCGCTGTGGCACCTGAAGGTGGACGGCCGCGAGCACCTGCCGTGGAAGGGCGCCGCGGTGCTCGTGTCCAACCACGAGTCGCTCGGCGACATCCTCGTGCTCTTCGGCCTGTACCGCCCCTTCAAGTGGGTCTCCAAGGCCGCCAACTTCAAGCTGCCCCTCATCGGCTGGAACATGCACCTCAACCGCTACGTGCCGCTGGTGCGTGGCGACAAGGCGAGCATCCTGAAGATGCTGGCCCAGTCCGAGGCGTGGCTCGCGCGCGGCGTCCCCATCCTCATGTTCCCCGAGGGCACCCGCTCCGAGGACGGACAGCTCAAGCCCTTCAAGGACGGCGCCTTCGCGCTCGCCCTCAAGACGCAGTGCCCCATCATCCCCATCGTCCTCACCGGCACCGCGCGCACCCTGCCCAAGCACGGCCTGGTGCTGGAGACCTCCGCGCACTGCCACGTGCAGGTGATGCCTCCGGTGGACCCCTCGGGCTTCCACGACGTCGCCGCGCTGCGTGAGCACGTCCGCGACCTCATCGTCGCCGAGAAGGCCCGCCTGGAAGCGCTCCCCGCCCGCGCCTGA